The Sesamum indicum cultivar Zhongzhi No. 13 linkage group LG1, S_indicum_v1.0, whole genome shotgun sequence genome includes a window with the following:
- the LOC105166845 gene encoding protein HEADING DATE REPRESSOR 1-like, producing the protein EEKQHEPNSLSVLSEKRKALFEPLDPVGNTNGKRPSAESLLPPPDFESASYPKGWLIGKKRKLVNVDVVESMRRIAVQEMNRKDREIDGLNEQLEEDARCLEHLQLQLLDERSKRADIERQNAMLQNQIAMLMDVLQANEAVEEGTEGN; encoded by the exons GAAGAAAAGCAGCACGAACCAAACAGCCTCTCCGTCCTTTCCGAAAAACGTAAGGCTTTGTTCGAACCATTGGATCCGGTGGGTAACACAAATGGGAAACGTCCTTCGGCAGAATCATTGCTTCCACCTCCAGACTTTGAGTCTGCAAGTTATCCAAAAGGTTGGCTGATTGGGAAGAAACGGAAGCTCGTAAATGTGGATGTTGTTGAGAGCATGCGCAGAATCGCAGTACAAGAAATGAACCGAAAG GACAGAGAAATTGATGGGCTGAACGAGCAGTTGGAAGAGGACGCGCGGTGCCTAGAGCACCTGCAGCTGCAGCTGTTGGACGAACGTAGCAAGCGTGCTGATATTGAGAGACAGAACGCGATGCTGCAGAACCAAATAGCAATGCTTATGGATGTGTTGCAAGCGAACGAAGCAGTCGAAGAAGGAACAGAGGGGAACTAG
- the LOC105165312 gene encoding uncharacterized protein LOC105165312 — MVHLMKSGDSESQAEKMAAVKMEVEDSLEEEHAPLHKRPRQQNFGLGGFTVPASQYNPLNEPSPLGLRLRKSPSLLELIQMKLSESATAKVGSHGHGKKEPKAGAASGDKLKASNFPGSILKIGTWEYKSRYEGDLVAKCYFAKHKLVWEVLDGGLKNKIEIQWSDIMALKANYPDDGPGTLDVVLTRQPLFFRETNPQPRKHTLWQATSDFTGGQASIQRRHYLECPQGLLGKHFEKLTQCDPRLNFLSQQGEITLDSPYFEPKISVFDDKNGNNSEIDSNREGSPSFFSLQDTASPSGPQSSSSKNDLDALGRHSDSYTRETPSPCSAMDTLTVEDIKNGEIEQLKELSKWDQIRVPGLRSSMSMSDLVSHLEHRISEQGTSDTPTLSSEEWESLQILDDINRCLFSDIQHLPDSDEKSLMSRVNSLCCLLQKDTAPGSNIQFKSDHSPDLALVQKRGEESNNLGASTSAEKVEENIHNDDSEGISGPNQVSSMSRKDSVGDLLLNLPRIASLPQFLFNISEDLENQAR, encoded by the exons ATGGTGCATTTGATGAAGAGTGGCGATTCGGAATCTCAGGCCGAGAAGATGGCAGCGGTGAAGATGGAGGTCGAGGATTCTTTGGAGGAGGAGCACGCCCCACTCCACAAGCGCCCCAGa CAGCAGAATTTCGGATTGGGTGGTTTTACGGTGCCGGCTTCACAATACAACCCGCTTAATGAGCCAAGTCCATTGGGCTTGCGTCTCAGGAAAAGCCCATCTCTTCTGGAGTTAATTCAAATGAAGCTTTCCGAATCGGCTACAGCAAAAGTTGGAAGTCATGGTCATGGtaaaaaagaaccaaaagCTGGTGCTGCTTCTGGCGATAAGTTGAAGGCATCCAATTTTCCTGGTTCAATTCTTAAAATTGGGACCTGGGAG TATAAATCAAGATATGAAGGAGACTTGGTGGCCAAATGTTATTTTGCAAAGCATAAGCTGGTGTGGGAGGTTCTTGATGGGGGtcttaagaataaaattgaaattcagtGGTCGGATATCATGGCTTTGAAGGCAAATTACCCTGATGATGGTCCTGGAACTTTAGATGTTGTG TTGACACGGCAACCTCTTTTCTTTAGGGAGACTAATCCACAACCTAGGAAGCACACTCTTTGGCAGGCAACATCGGATTTTACTGGTGGACAAGCTAGTATACAAAG GCGACACTATCTGGAATGCCCACAAGGCTTGCTGGGaaaacattttgaaaaactcaCACAATGTGATCCCcgtttgaactttctcagtCAGCAAGGCGAGATAACATTAGATTCTCCCTATTTTGAACCTAAAATCTCTgtgtttgatgataaaaatggaaacaatAGTGAAATTGATTCAAATAGGGAGGGAAGTCCTTCCTTTTTCAGCTTACAAGATACTGCTTCACCATCAGGCCCTCAATCTTCTTCCTCAAAGAATGATCTTGATGCTCTTGGCAGACATTCAGATTCTTATACTCGTGAAACACCGTCTCCATGCTCAG CCATGGACACACTGACAGTTGAAGATATAAAAAACGGTGAAATTGAGCAACTTAAGGAGCTCAGCAAGTGGGATCAGATAAGGGTGCCTGGGCTCCGTTCATCTATGTCGATGAGCGATTTAGTGAGCCATCTTGAACACCGGATATCAGAACAGGGAACATCTGACACTCCGACTCTCTCCAGTGAGGAATGGGAAAGCCTGCAAATCTTGGATGATATCAATCGTTGTTTGTTTAGCGACATTCAACACTTGCCTGACTCAGATGAGAAGTCGCTCATGTCAAGAGTCAATTCTCTTTGCTGCCTCCTGCAGAAAGACACTGCTCCAGGTTCAAACATACAGTTTAAAAGTGACCACTCTCCTGATTTGGCATTGGTGCAAAAGAGAGGAGAGGAGTCAAACAATCTTGGTGCGTCGACTTCTGCGGAGAAGGTCGAAGAGAACATCCACAACGATGACTCTGAAGGCATATCTGGCCCAAACCAGGTATCTTCCATGTCCAGGAAGGACTCTGTCGGAGATTTGCTGCTTAACCTCCCTAGGATAGCTTCTCTACCGCAGTTCTTGTTCAACATTTCAGAAGATCTTGAGAACCAAGCTAGATAG
- the LOC105165294 gene encoding uncharacterized protein LOC105165294, with translation MLRVFILLTLFSVATIHARNLPDDEYMRKTSAGSTELKLFTGSRPTSVRENLCKWLIAITNSMLVKICDHHKNMGPVGRPSRPPPPPPRPPPGSRPVAYIQMHSPGTASEVIVINQILN, from the exons ATGCTCAGGGTGTTCATACTTCTTACACTTTTCTCTGTTGCTACAATTCATGCCAGAAATTTGCCAG ACGATGAGTATATGAGAAAGACCAGTGCAGGCAGTACTGAGCTTAAACTGTTTACGGGCAGCCGTCCAACTTCAGTACGAGAAAACCTGTGCAAGTGGCTTATTGCTATAACGAATAGCATGTTGGTGAAAATTTGCGATCATCACAAGAACATGGGACCGGTTGGGAGACCGTCGaggccgccgccgccgccccCGAGGCCGCCGCCGGGATCCCGTCCGGTTGCATATATTCAGATGCACTCACCAGGAACAGCCTCTGAAGTCATCGTAATTAATCAAATCCTGAATTAA
- the LOC105165303 gene encoding lysine-rich arabinogalactan protein 19-like, with the protein MGCIIRSLLLILALALVNAQARTLTEDYDNLKAKYGRYLAPPPPPKSAPPTKQEPPLLLPSSNNYGRLTPSPPPPKPATPVIQMISSWTVTSSEENNFLTPKIYGNRGLSPPPAPKVAPPKHELSGKGLVESEQSSRNLFVSST; encoded by the exons ATGGGTTGCATAATCAGATCTTTGCTACTCATCCTTGCCTTGGCTCTTGTGAATGCTCAAGCAAGAACTTTGACAG AAGACTATGACAATCTCAAGGCCAAGTATGGACGATACTTAGCGCCACCACCTCCGCCGAAATCAGCACCACCAACCAAGCAGGAGCCACCGCTGCTCCTTCCAAGTTCGAACAATTACGGCCGCCTCACGCCATCTCCCCCACCTCCAAAGCCAGCCACTCCGGTAATTCAAATGATCAGTTCTTGGACCGTCACATCAAGCGAAGAGAACAACTTTTTGACCCCAAAAATTTATGGGAATCGGGGATTATCGCCACCTCCCGCCCCAAAAGTGGCGCCACCCAAGCATGAATTATCTGGCAAAGGATTGGTGGAGTCGGAGCAATCATCGCGGAATCTCTTTGTCTCCTCAACCTGA